The DNA region TTTCTGTAACAAGGTTCAGAGCATTGTCCGAGCGGGACTTCCTACTTCTTCTGCGGCGATGGTGATGAGACCGGGGTCCCCTTTCTTCAAAATGGTACACCCGTCTCCGAGTTCTCTCGCTCATCGGTGGCTGCCGGATTTCGATGTTCTCATAGCTTCCGTTGTCAATGACATCATCCGAAAACTTGACCTGCTGTGGCCTGGACTGAGACTTGGACCTTCGgagcactggcaggtggactggTTTCTCCTCAGGCAGGATTTTTTCTGGACACAACTCTGAACTGAGACTCTTCAAGGACTCTGTGCTCCTGTGCAGCATGGAAGAGTTCAAAGTCCCCATATTGCTCATTTTCTCACAATCTTCTGCCTCTATTTCCTCGAAGTTTTGCAGAGAATATAACGATGGCCTTGGCTTGCTTTCTCCATCCACTGAAGCCCCTAAAAGAAAAGCCAAGACAAGATGTGATTCTCAGTAATCCTGACACTCTGACAGTTCTTACCAACAAGCTTCTGAAAGGAAGCATTTCAAAGTGAAGTCTCTCAAACCTCAGTATCTGATTAATGATCACTAGGCAAAACCAACATACTATAATATACACTTAATTGACAAGAGGTATGAATTTTGTTATTGAAACAAAGGGCCCAGCATCTCCTACGAGCCCAGCCGTTTTGGAGCCAAACGTGAGTTACAGCCCATGGGATGAGCACCAACTTGAAAAGCTCTTCGTTAAGAGTCCTGTCGTTAGCTTATTGGTACGACACATAGAAGCTTCTGTCTCTCAACCCATTAAAGTCAGATTGCTTCATCTGAACGTCTCTGAACGCAGTCCTTCCCTTTGCTGTCACACGACTAACATTATGGTCCTCTTCCTATAGCCAGACTAGTCTTATACCTGGTTGTGCAGCGCAAGGGCCACGTCCAGCCCACAGCCTATTTGTGGATAGAGTTTCACTGGGACACAGCTACACCTAGTTGCTCCCATGCTATCTATGGTTTCTTCCACAATGACAGAGTTAAGTAGTTGCAACAAAGACTGTAAGGCCCCAAAAGTACTCTCTAGCCCTTGACGGAAGAAGTCTGCCAAACCCCTGACCTAGACCTTCATCCAGTCTTCTGCCCCTTCAACCCATAAACTAATAATGCCACTTCCCtattaatctcattttaaaacttttctcaaAACCAATATTGCACTCCTTGTTATAACAGGGCTCAGGCAAGTTAAGAGAAATGGATGTAACCCAGACAGCTGCAAGGAACAACAGGAAGTGGTGTGAACTGTTGTCAAATGGAGGCTACACAGCTTCCTACTTTCTAAAGAAAGCCTGTTTTTCAGCCCATCATTGTCAAGAAACGTCAGCACCAGCACGACGTATACCAAATGTTGtctatttttgatattaactGTTAAAACACCTGTCATAGGGCCTAGCAAACAGGAGGTGCTTAATATTTAGTCTTGCCCACCATTCCTCAGGTCCCCTTTATTGTAGGCCTTAACATTGACAAGCCTGACCAAAGCCAGGGGAGTAGCTGTCTTATCCCTCCTTGCCCGGTACCTGGCACAGGGTCCCTCCTGGCGGCGGGCAGCTGCTCAAGCCTTTCCTGCCTATGTTACAATGTAACACAACCTTTATGAAAGGACTGAATGTCGTTCCTTGGACTGTAAAACTAGCCAAGTGACAGCAGTATTTCTGTATCCAAAGACTTACTGCAAATGTAAGATTCAGGAGGGCTGGGTTCCAGGTTCAATCTTGTCTTTAAACACGTATGTAAAGTTGGCATTTAGCCTCTCGGCACCACTTGCGGTAtcttttagttccccgaccagggattgaaccctggcagtgaaagcaccgagtcctaaccactggaccaccggggaattccctaGCCTCTTGGAAATTCAAGTTTCGTCATTTGTAAAATGCAATAATATCCACTCTATCAGGTCATTTTAAGGACGAAACATAGATAACTGACATGAATGTGTTTTGAAAATTActttgtgaaattattttataatctgcGTAAAAAAAAACTTAGCTCTTTTTGAGCTGTCTGTCACCACAGGGCAatttaggaaaatacaaaaaatgttctGTGCTTATAGAGTACACATGTTGATTTTAATATCTTGAAATTCACAGCATGATCCAAAGAGTCCAATATCTTTCTTCAGATACAGATGCAGACTCCATGATCCCAATAAATTCATTTCTCCTCTTCAAAGCAGGGATAATAAGACCTATCCCCAAAGACTgtactgaaaatatattttatatgtatgcaCACATGTATACGCGTGTTTGTTTTGCTACAGGGTTTTTGGCATTTAACTGAAACTCCTTCCTCTCCTTGGTCTACAGTTGTAAATAACATAGCCCCCGCTGGTGCTGACCTGTAATTTGTGGAATGAACTTTTTAGGGGCTCCTTTTTCAAATACCCCATAACCCCTAGATTATGTACCTGTGATATTAGACAAAGCCAAGGAATCCATAGAATCCCGAACGCTCTGCTCTGGTTTCAAGTCTGACAAACACTCCAGGGAATCTTCATACCACTGTGTTTGATCATGATTATATCCCGAAGCCCCATGGTCCAGATCCAATTCCTGGAGCCTTCGACTGCTCGCAGGGCCCGGGTGGCTGCCATAAGCAGAATCGCCCAGTCCATCTTGTGACTGTGCCCAATACATATCAGATTGGTATTTTTTACTTGCAAGGCTCTGGTTATTTTGCTTTAACTCGGTCTTATTTTTAACCATGTTATCAGATATCCAGTGCTCACTGGCTCGAATGTCCATCTCATTGGGCTGCTGCTGAAAGAGGCTTTTATCACCAAACTTGAGGAGCAGCTGCGTCATATAATCTTCATGCTCAGCCCATTCTTCAGGGTCTTCTGGGGTTTCGTGCTCTACTCTGCCTTTCCAAAATTCTTCATTGACGAAACTTGCTCCTTGCCTGGAAAGACTCAGATCATCCAGTTTCCGAGAAAGGGTGTCGTCGGCATTGCCTGAAAGGCCAGGGAACTTGTAGTTCAGAGCAGGGGACAAGAGGAGAGACTGTCGACACTGATCCGCTGACCGGCTGCTTTTGCCCATCCGGACACTTCTTCTGGAGTCTCTGGATCGAGCCGACTGGAACGCAGAGTCCGAAGAATCCGAGGCATGGACGTCTTCACCGAGGCTGCATGTCTTTGAGCAATAAATCTGACCTTGTTTGGGAAGGAAGGGGCAACCCAACAGAGAGGTTTTGCACTGGGCGCAGGAAAAGCAGGCCTCTGTAGCGTGCCAGTGCCGCCCGTCGTAGGTCATCTGCGCATGGTCCACACCTGTTTCAAAAAAGGATCCAGTAACAGGTCACAGTTCCATCTTGAAACAaaggcagaagaaacagaaaagacagaCTGTGGGCATGAGGGAACGCTTGGGGGTGATGGGACTGTTCCAGATCTTGACAAGGCTGTGAGTTACACAGGGGCAATTAATTCCCATTATTTGCAGATTCCATATTTACAAACTTGCCTACGCGCTAAATATTTTGTAGTTCAAAAAtcaatactcaaaaaaaaaaaatactcacagAGCTTTCAAGGTCATTTGTGGACATGTGCAAGGTGGCAAAAAATTTTGAGTCAAgtgatgcgtgtgtgtgtgtgtgtgtgtgtgtgtgtgtgtgtgtgttccagctGGGGTCAAAGGGCACTACTGCACTCACACCTGCGGCCGATTTAGGGGCATTTTTTCGCATTTTTTGTGCTTTCTGTGGGtggttttgctgtttaaaatggcccaaGCATAGAGCTGAaatgctgtctagtgttcctagGCGCAAGGAGGCCTTGGAGAAGCAATCCATGTGTTAGAGAAGCTTTGTTCAGGCAGGAGTTacagtgctgttggctgtgagttcaatgttaatgaatcaacaacatgTATTAAATAAGGTATCTTTAAACCTAAACATACACAAAACAAGATTATATATTGATTGGTTGATGACAATGTTGCGACCAggggctcacaggaacctaacccaCTGTATCCCTAGGACCAGTGGCTCAGTGTGGGGTAATTCAGTGTCCACGGCAACTCTACAGAACACGACTAGCAGAAGTAATGAGAATCCAGTGTACACCCATTTATCAGAACTCATCAAGCCGAAACAtttaaaacctatacatttcaCGGTATGTAAACTAtccctcaattaaaaaaacaaaaaaaaaaggaaagaaagaaaaaagagtgtgGGTAATCAGAGACAGACTGATGGATAAGTGACAGAGCCAACCGGCTGGGCCACGGACGCACCAATATGCTCGCCGCAGGTCTCACAGTACTCGGCGTACAGGGACTCGAAGCAGCCGCAGCAGAACGGGCGGCCGTCCTTCATGATGTACCTCTGTCCCCCCAGGACCGTCTCGCACTCGAGGCAGCAGAAGTGTTTCATGTGCCAATGGCGACCCTCTGCTTCTGTGCACTCATCAGCAAAAATTATCTTCAGAGGAATATGAGGCCAtaggatgaaaaaaaatcattgtgaaCGATTTTAAAGGTCAAGTAACTGCACTGGATCTTAAAGCCGCTTAGACAGTGTACTTTGTTTCTTACAGCCTTAAGCTTAACTGACTAACTTGATTTAGCTATAAAACAAGAACAGAAAGTGAAAACATTGAAAAAGAGAAACTAAGTGCATGcttatgctttaaaaaacaaaacagaattctaCATTGGATATCATTCACTTGGTCCTATTTCTGCTCCACAATCACACTTTGTTGGCATAATCTGGCAAAGAATACATTAACATTGAAATAATTTAGCGGTCTGTGCatcttttaataaagaaaactcaTTAAAGTGGCTGTGGAATCAACATAGTTAGCGCTCTCTGAATGCTGGATTATGTGAACACCACTTGTGTAGATAACACTTCGTTTGACGGTGCCGTCTCCAGATTaaggacttttaatttttttacatttttggtttcaaaaaattttcaaatagcaCATCATTGAAAAAACTTAAacatataaaagtaaaaactgaaagTTTACTGTCACTGATTGAAGTAGACTAGGGAGATAATAATGAATAAATGCAATGAGGTTCTCTGGATGGGGTCTTGGAATAAAAAAGAGACATCAGTaggaaaactgaggaaatctaaataaaatcTATGGTTTAGTTAATGGTATTACACCAGTGTTAACTTCTTAGTTTTGATGCATATACCATGGTTATGTGAGACGTTTTAACAATAGGGGAAGCTGGGAGAAGGGTACACAGGGACTCTCTGTATCTTTGCAActcttctataaatctaaaattacttaaaaatgaagagcttaaggaaaaaaatttcatttcacaCCACCAGCCCTCCCCTGAGTTAACATGCTCACCACTGTTAACTTAGTGTATGTCTTTACATACCATTTCTGAGTGTTTGCAAATATGTATACAATCTTGTTCTTCCCCCCTTTAACAGAAGTAAGATCAATTGCTGCATACTCTtcttgcaacttgcttttttctcaCAGTCCATCAAGGACATGCTACTTATCAATACACAAAGACACCTGCTGCTTTCTCTTTATTAGCtgcatattattccattgtaccaACTTGAAGGGTTATCTTAAAAACGTACACACAGAGCTCAAGCAGGAGAGATCTGTATTTTGCTTAGGTGTGAACAGTGGAACATTGGCTTACTAGaagcttatttttttccagtgttaAGGGATGAACTTTTTTACCTCGTCACATGCTGAACACCGGGGTTTGAGCAGCTCAGCATGGTGCCGGCCACAGTGAATTTTTCCATCCTGATAAAAATAGATGAGGTCGACCAGCAGCTCGTTGCACGTGCAGCAGACAAAACAGGATGGGTGCCAGCATACTCCAGGGCCCGCTCGAGAGGCAAACACTGCAATTTCACCTCCATTTATTTTCAACccacactaaaaacaaaaggatttAGATCTTAAATGACCCCTTTTTAATGACTGGATTCTCAGCCTTTTCCACTTTATGCTAAATCCCAAGTTTGTCAGCGAAACTTTAATTTTTGTcccctcctattttttttttttttttttgcagtacgcgggcctctcactgctgtggcctttcccgttgcggagcacaggctccggacgcgcaggctcagcggccatggctcacgggcccagccgctctgcagcacgtgggatcttccaggaccggggcacgagtccgcgtcccctgcatcagcaggcggactctcaaccactgcgccaccagggaagccccccctcctGCTGTTTAATGTTGGATTGTTCGTGATTCTCCACTGGAATGAACATGCCTCAGATTTACTACCACACTGGACTGCTCCTCGGACATGCGCAGTGGTTTTCTGGAGGCGTCCTCCTGTTGGATATACTCCTACTCTGA from Pseudorca crassidens isolate mPseCra1 chromosome 11, mPseCra1.hap1, whole genome shotgun sequence includes:
- the PRICKLE1 gene encoding prickle-like protein 1, yielding MMPLEMEPKMSKLAFGCQRSSTSDDDSGCALEEYAWVPPGLRPEQIQLYFACLPEEKVPYVNSPGEKHRIKQLLYQLPPHDNEVRYCQTLSEEEKKELQVFSAQRKKEALGRGTIKLLSRAVMHAVCEQCGLKINGGEIAVFASRAGPGVCWHPSCFVCCTCNELLVDLIYFYQDGKIHCGRHHAELLKPRCSACDEIIFADECTEAEGRHWHMKHFCCLECETVLGGQRYIMKDGRPFCCGCFESLYAEYCETCGEHIGVDHAQMTYDGRHWHATEACFSCAQCKTSLLGCPFLPKQGQIYCSKTCSLGEDVHASDSSDSAFQSARSRDSRRSVRMGKSSRSADQCRQSLLLSPALNYKFPGLSGNADDTLSRKLDDLSLSRQGASFVNEEFWKGRVEHETPEDPEEWAEHEDYMTQLLLKFGDKSLFQQQPNEMDIRASEHWISDNMVKNKTELKQNNQSLASKKYQSDMYWAQSQDGLGDSAYGSHPGPASSRRLQELDLDHGASGYNHDQTQWYEDSLECLSDLKPEQSVRDSMDSLALSNITGASVDGESKPRPSLYSLQNFEEIEAEDCEKMSNMGTLNSSMLHRSTESLKSLSSELCPEKILPEEKPVHLPVLRRSKSQSRPQQVKFSDDVIDNGSYENIEIRQPPMSERTRRRVYHFEERGPRSHHHRRRRSRKSRSDNALNLVTERKYSPKDRLRLYAPDNYEKFIQSKSAREIQAYVRNAELYGQYARAASSYTLRSPGGPRFLGLHGEDDGSWCSSTTSSSSDSEEEGYFLGQPIPQPRPQRYAYYTDDLSSPTSALPTPQFGQRTTKSKKKKGHKGKNCIIS